One Halarcobacter ebronensis genomic window carries:
- a CDS encoding TolC family protein: protein MKNLSMKLSIPAILLLSVVSLEANTIKEVVELTMSNNPKISSVLKNNEGYRLYIDEARGNFLPTLDLTAYVGAKQTKRDPNVGNKSDVSTEGFNAQVDFEQVIYDNSLFGAVDQAEYRFTSNQFYNQSIVSDILYDSIDSYLNLVKYKNRLVVVENSLSIYDTYLVTAKETQDITGETLQKAEVNSKIHYAKNMLHEDVNNKLRAISSFKKNVGVDPDGKSCRPNLDESKIPNSLKGLIDLAIKTSPSILEQIENIKEQRAVLNQSEANFLPTLKFKAQGIYDDDLLNQNEVTEVYSARIELSYNIFNGTKDKTAAQRERIFLEEAQKTLDTVTKDVVDNVTAAYNSYQAAKKRIKELESYIVDNKDILVGYKNQFEAGTRTFIDVLNVERDLVSARKEIIDVEYELDSKYFEIFKYLGNLEEAVLSSNNDVCTDSKPIVQKKEVKKEDVASEEIQQMLSDETPKKPKVEEKNKKPEAKIEKPEASLSTNYALYLVSYKDTNSAKIDIEKAKELLGDSYKIKLEESKGYTSVVVYKLPTKDSLDKVVQLTKNEFPYSYMMKYASK, encoded by the coding sequence ATGAAAAATCTTTCTATGAAATTGAGTATTCCTGCAATACTATTGTTAAGTGTTGTTTCTTTGGAAGCTAATACAATAAAAGAGGTAGTTGAATTAACAATGTCAAATAATCCAAAAATATCTTCAGTGTTAAAAAATAATGAAGGGTATAGATTATATATTGATGAAGCAAGAGGTAATTTTCTTCCTACTTTGGATTTGACTGCATATGTTGGTGCTAAACAAACAAAAAGAGATCCAAATGTTGGAAATAAATCAGATGTGTCAACAGAGGGGTTTAATGCACAAGTTGATTTTGAACAAGTAATTTATGATAATTCTTTATTTGGCGCAGTTGATCAAGCAGAGTATAGATTTACTTCTAATCAATTTTATAATCAGTCTATTGTAAGTGACATTCTTTACGATAGTATTGATTCTTATTTAAATTTAGTGAAATATAAAAATAGATTAGTAGTAGTAGAGAACAGTTTATCAATTTATGATACATATTTAGTAACTGCAAAAGAGACTCAAGATATTACAGGTGAAACTTTACAAAAAGCAGAAGTTAACTCAAAAATTCATTATGCAAAAAATATGTTACATGAAGATGTTAATAATAAATTAAGAGCTATAAGTTCTTTTAAGAAAAATGTTGGTGTTGACCCAGATGGTAAATCTTGTAGACCAAATTTAGACGAGAGTAAAATACCAAACAGTTTAAAAGGCTTAATTGATTTAGCAATTAAAACAAGTCCTTCTATTTTAGAACAAATTGAAAATATTAAAGAACAAAGAGCTGTTTTAAATCAAAGTGAAGCTAATTTTTTGCCAACTTTGAAATTTAAAGCTCAAGGTATTTATGATGATGACTTATTAAATCAAAATGAAGTAACAGAAGTATATTCTGCAAGAATTGAATTATCATACAATATTTTTAATGGAACAAAAGACAAAACAGCTGCTCAAAGAGAGAGAATCTTTTTAGAAGAGGCACAAAAAACTCTTGATACTGTTACTAAAGATGTAGTAGATAATGTTACAGCAGCATACAATAGTTATCAAGCTGCTAAAAAAAGAATTAAAGAGTTAGAAAGTTACATTGTAGATAACAAAGATATTTTAGTTGGTTACAAAAATCAATTTGAAGCAGGGACAAGAACTTTTATAGATGTATTAAATGTTGAAAGAGATTTAGTAAGTGCTAGAAAAGAGATAATTGATGTTGAGTATGAGTTAGATTCTAAATATTTTGAAATTTTTAAATATCTTGGAAATCTTGAAGAAGCTGTTTTAAGTAGTAACAACGATGTTTGTACAGATTCAAAACCAATAGTACAAAAAAAAGAAGTAAAAAAAGAAGATGTTGCATCTGAAGAGATTCAACAAATGCTTTCAGATGAAACACCTAAAAAACCTAAAGTTGAAGAAAAAAACAAAAAACCAGAAGCAAAAATTGAAAAACCAGAAGCATCTTTAAGCACAAACTATGCACTCTATTTAGTTTCATATAAAGATACAAATAGTGCAAAAATAGATATTGAAAAAGCAAAAGAGTTATTAGGTGATAGTTATAAAATAAAACTAGAAGAGTCAAAAGGCTACACAAGTGTAGTTGTATATAAACTTCCTACAAAAGACTCTTTGGATAAAGTAGTTCAATTGACAAAAAATGAATTTCCTTATTCATATATGATGAAATATGCTTCAAAATAA
- a CDS encoding winged helix-turn-helix domain-containing protein — MEYSLKAVLKSLNVLFISKKDDITTTEMNILNMFFNKIIFSISCDKGYKVYLETHPDIIIIDLDYENDMAIKFCKNIKKINSSIPIIIISKSKEEKLLFEAIRLQVVDYVLRPIKAEKLIYALNETAKKVLNQGGMSVKLTNNLYYNYKEKSIIDEKQQKIKLTKNEYRLLELLLLNRNTNISKEEIERHLWADEPITESAFKSLFSRLRQKVGKGTIKNSFGIGYQLV, encoded by the coding sequence ATGGAATACTCTTTAAAAGCCGTATTAAAAAGCCTAAATGTACTTTTCATATCAAAAAAAGATGATATAACTACAACTGAAATGAATATATTAAATATGTTTTTTAATAAAATAATTTTTTCAATTTCTTGTGACAAAGGTTACAAGGTATATTTGGAGACTCATCCAGATATAATAATAATTGATTTAGATTATGAAAATGATATGGCAATAAAATTTTGTAAAAATATAAAAAAAATAAATTCATCAATTCCTATAATAATAATTTCAAAAAGCAAGGAAGAAAAACTTCTTTTTGAAGCAATTAGATTACAAGTTGTTGATTATGTTCTAAGACCAATAAAAGCTGAAAAATTAATATATGCACTAAATGAAACTGCCAAAAAAGTCCTAAATCAAGGTGGTATGAGTGTAAAGTTAACAAATAATTTGTATTATAACTATAAAGAAAAAAGCATTATTGATGAAAAACAACAAAAAATTAAACTCACAAAAAATGAGTATAGACTTTTAGAACTACTTTTATTAAATAGAAATACTAATATTTCAAAAGAAGAGATAGAGAGGCATCTTTGGGCAGATGAACCAATAACAGAGTCAGCTTTTAAATCTCTATTTTCAAGGCTTAGACAAAAAGTTGGGAAAGGTACTATAAAAAATAGTTTTGGAATTGGGTATCAATTAGTTTAG